From a region of the Ovis aries strain OAR_USU_Benz2616 breed Rambouillet chromosome 2, ARS-UI_Ramb_v3.0, whole genome shotgun sequence genome:
- the CYLC2 gene encoding cylicin-2, whose amino-acid sequence MTQKINFGAYDNYVPVSELSKKSWNQQHFALVFPKPPRPGKRRRSKPSQLRENISPNYDAEKLRGDRKRPLWMHRSLMRISERPSVYLAARSQHPQKATSPSKEDAKKAAKPSSLTPKKSKEDKDKSDSEAEATDSKEKSRKLSKAQEEKPDEKKDLKKERKGSKKGKESATESEDEKAGGEEGAKKDRKGSKKVKESPSDSGGEKGDAKKDSKKDKKDSKKGKESATESEGEKGEAKKDSKKDKKDSKKGKESATDSEGEKGDDKKGKGKKGSKKGKESATESEGEKGDDKKGKGKKGSKKGKESDSKAEGKKEDAKKDDKKDKKDSKKGKESATESEGEKGDDKKGKGKKGSKKGKESATESEGEKKDAKKDKEGKKDPKKAGEKGDESKDKKDLKKKDSKKEKKDEKKPGEAESEPKDAAKKDAKKDAKKDAKKDAKKDAKKGK is encoded by the exons tcaGTGAATTAAGCAAAAAATCATGGAATCAGCAACACTTTGCTCTGGTATTTCCCAAACCACCAAGGCCAGGAAAAAGAAGGAGATCAAAACCTTCCCAACTACGAGAAAATATAAGTCCT AATTATGATGCAGAGAAGTTAAGGGGAGATCGTAAACGACCTTTATGGATGCACCGTTCTTTAATGAGAATTTCTGAGAGACCATCTGTTTATTTAGCTGCCAGGAGTCAGCATCCCCAGAAAGCAACTTCTCCCTCCAAGGAGGATGCTAAAAAGGCAGCTAAACCTTCATCTTTGACGCCTAAGAAAAGTAAAGAAGACAAGGACAAATCAGATTCAGAAGCAGAGGCCACAGATTCGAAGGAAAAATCCAGGAAACTTTCAAAAGCTCAAGAAGAGAAACCAGATGAaaagaaagacttaaaaaaagagagaaaaggttcAAAGAAGGGCAAGGAATCAGCGACAGAATCTGAAGATGAAAAAGCAGGTGGAGAGGAAGGTGCTAAAAAAGATAGGAAGGGCTCAAAGAAGGTCAAGGAGTCTCCTTCAGATTCAGGAGGTGAAAAAGGAGATGCAAAGAAGGATTccaaaaaagataagaaagattCAAAGAAGGGCAAGGAGTCTGCTACAGAAtcagaaggtgaaaaaggagaagcaaagaaagattccaaaaaagataagaaagattCAAAGAAGGGCAAGGAGTCTGCTACAGATtcagaaggtgaaaaaggagatgaCAAAAAAGGTAAAGGTAAGAAAGGTTCAAAGAAGGGCAAGGAGTCTGCTACAGAAtcagaaggtgaaaaaggagatgaCAAAAAAGGTAAAGGTAAGAAAGGTTCAAAGAAGGGCAAGGAGTCTGATTCAAAGGCAGAAGGCAAAAAAGAAGATGCAAAGAAAGATGacaaaaaagataagaaagattCAAAGAAGGGCAAGGAGTCTGCTACAGAAtcagaaggtgaaaaaggagatgaCAAAAAAGGTAAAGGTAAGAAAGGTTCAAAGAAGGGCAAGGAGTCTGCTACAGAATCAGAAGGTGAAAAGAAAGATGCAAAGAAggataaggaagggaaaaaagatccAAAGAAAGCCGGTGAGAAAGGTGATGAATCAAAGGACAAAAAAGATTTGAAGAAGAAggatagtaaaaaagaaaagaaggatgaGAAGAAGCCTGGCGAGGCAGAAAGTGAACCAAAGGATGCAGCCAAGAAGGATGCCAAGAAGGATGCAAAGAAGGACGCCAAGAAGGACGCCAAGAAAGATGCCAAAAAGGGAAAGTAG